The genomic stretch CGTTGTAGATGAACCAGGGGGCCATGATGAGTGCGGCCACCACACCGGCTCGTACCAGGAGTCGAAGCGTGGCCAGAGGCTCACCACGATGCCGGATCAGAATGGCCACCCAGACGAGCACGGCCAAAAACGCGGCGTCTGTTCGGCTCAGGCATACGGCGGCGGTGATGACACCGAGGCGGATCGCATCAGGTGACGAGCCGACACCCCGTACAAATCCCTGCCACAACAAAAGACTTGTGGTGAACATCAGCAGGCCTGTTTCGAGGCCGTTCACCGCGTGCGTCAACACGATGGGATTGAGCGCCATCAGGACGCTGAAGGCCACCGCCACGCGGGCATCCCACAGGTGCTCCACGCAGCGCGCCAGCACGGCAATCGCCAACGCCGTCAGGATCGCGCCGGCGATGAGGACGTACACGAACGTGTGCCCCGACACGGCCAGCACGGGTGTGATGACCATGGCCCAAAGCGGATGAAAACCGTTCGTCCGCGTGAGGCCGTCGAACGAAAACCACCATCCATCGCGAATATGTTCTGCAACACCAAAGTAATAAAACGCATCGTCTGGCACGAAGCCGAGAAGACGGTCAGGATTTGTTGCGGCGAGGTACCCCACCCACAGGGATGAGGCAAAAGCGAAGGCGAGGGGCCATAACCACAGGAAGGCTCGCGTCACGCCAGCGGAGCCTATCATGGCGCTCCGCCTGCGTCGGGGCGCTTATAATCTCCCCCATGACCCGCGTCCTGCTTCCGCTCTTTCTGGCCGTCTCGACGATCGCGGCCGTTGTTGCCCAACAGGGAGCCCTGACCGGGCAGGCCGCTGGCCAGGGCGGCGACCAGTTTCTCGACGGCATCGGTGAGACCAGCCTGGTGGCCCGGTACGTGTTCAACGGCAACACCGAAGACTCATCGAGGAACCAACTGCATGCGACCATGCGTGGTACCGGTGCGGTGTTCGTTGATGATGGTGGGCGACGCGTCCTGCTCCTGACCGGCGCCGGCAGCCACGTGCAACTGCCGTCGGAGGCACTGGAAGGCGAGGATGCCATCGCGGTGGTGGGCTGGCTCTACCTGCCCACTCGTGCGACAGGGCCTGTTTTTGATTTTGGCCAGAACATCGACACGCGGCTGTTCGCGGTGGTTGATGCCCAGGGATTCCGCGCCTCAGCGGTGGTGGGCGGCAAGACACAGGGTGAGGCTCCGCCGAAGCCGGTGGTGGAGAACCAGTGGATTCACTTCGCGGTGGTCCTTGACCCGGCCACCAAAGTGTTGACGACGTACCTGGATGGCGTACGTGCGGGCCAGGCCACGGGAGTTGCGGTCACCCCGGAGCAGTTGGTTCCACAGGCGCTGTCGACCAACCGCCTGTTCCTTGGGCGAACGCAGGACGACAATGCGGCCACGCTCCATGGACGGCTCCGCGACGTGCGTCTCTATCGCATCGCGCTGGGTGATGAACCCATTGCCACGATCCGGCGCAACGCGCTGGCGGCGACGCAGACCGCGCAAGGTGGCGGTGGCCGCGGCCGCGGCGCGGCGCCGCAGATCTCCACCGCCAACATCCCGAAGGAATCTCCATTTGCCGGGAGGCTGACTGTGGTTCCGGACATCACTGTGGAAACGGTCGTCGGTACGTTGCCGCGACTGCCGGCGTCCATCCCCGCCACGTATGCGGGCGGTGTTGCCGGTGAGGCGCGTGTGATCTGGCCCTCACCCACCGACAATGCCGCAGTGCTGAAGGTGGGCACGTACACCGTGAGCGGCCTGGTGCCGGGCACTCGCTTTGAGCCGAAGGCCACGGTCATCATCAAAGTACCAGTCGGCACCACCACGCCGCCAGACCGGCTGGTGGAGGCGTTCCCGCTCAACCAGGTGGTGCTCGATCGCGACACACAGGGGCGCGACACGCCGTTCATCAAGAATCGCGACAAGTTCCTGCGCACGCTGGCGGCGACCAACCCTGACGCGTTTCTTTACAACTTCAGAGAAGCGTTTGGGCAGCCGCAACCGGCGGGCACGCGGCAGCTTGAAGGTTGGGACAACCAGACCACGCGGTTGCGCGGGCATGCAAGCGGTCACTACCTGACAGCCATCGCACAGGCCTATGCCAGCACCGGGTATGACCCGGCGCTGCAGGCAAAGTTCCTGACGAAGATGAACTATCTGGTGGACACGCTCTACGACTTGTCGCACAAGTCGGGCCGGCCGGCACAGGCGGGCGGGCCGTCAGTGGCCGATCCGACAGCGGTTCCGGTTGGCCCCGGCCGAGCGAGCTACGATTCAAACCTCAGGGCCGGCGCCGTTCGCACCGACTACTGGAACTGGGGCACGGGCTTCATCAGCGCGTATCCGCCCGACCAGTTCATCATGCTCGAGCGCGGCGCCACCTACGGCACACAGGACAGCCAGATCTGGGCGCCCTACTACACGCTGCACAAGATCCTCGCGGGCCTGCTCGACACCTACGAAGTGGCCGGCAACAAGAAGGCGCTTGAAATTGCACGTGGCATGGGCGGCTGGGTGCAGACGCGACTGAGTGCGCTGCCGACCGAGACGCGCATCAGCATGTGGAACCGGTACATTGCCGGCGAATACGGCGGCATGAACGAAGCGATGGCCCGCCTGTTCCGACTCACCGGCGAACGGCGCTTCCTGGACACGGCGAAGTTGTTCGACAACATCAACTTCTTCTATGGCAACGCGAACCGCGATCACGGTCTGGCCAAGGGCGTGGATACCATCCGCGGCAGACACGCCAACCAGCACATTCCACAGATCACGGGCGCACTCGAGACGTTCCGCAACACGAAGGAACTGCCGTATTACATGATCGCGTCCAACTTCTGGGAGATCGTCAACAGCGGTTACACCTACAGCATTGGTGGCGTGGCCGGCGCGCGCAATCCGAACAACGCCGAGTGTTTCCCCGTGCAGCCAAACACCCTCTGGGAGAATGGTTTCGCGTCAGGCGGTCAGAACGAGACCTGCGCCTCCTACAACCTGCTGAAACTCGATCGGCAGCTCTTCATGTACGACCAGACCGCGAAGTACATGGACCACTACGAGCGCGCGCTCTACAACCACATCCTGGCCTCGGTGGCTGAGCAGGACGCCGGCAACACGTATCACGTGCCGCTCAACCCGGGCGCGCAGAAGCGGTTCGGCAACGCGGACATGACCGGCTTCACGTGCTGCAACGGGACGGCGCTCGAAAGCCACACCAAACTGCAGGACACGATCTACTTCAGGAGCGCCAACAACTCGGCGCTCTACGTGAACCTCTTCATCCCGTCCACACTGACCTGGACCGAGCGTAAGGTGACCGTGCAGCAAGTCACCGACTTCCCCAACGCCGACACCACGAAACTGGTCATCAAGGGGTCGGGGCGGTTTGACGTCAAAGTGCGGGTGCCCGCATGGGCCACGCGCGGTGTTTTCGTGACGATCAACGGCCGCGACGAGGCGGTGAAGGCCGCCGCAGGCGGCTACCTGACGCTCGCGCGCACGTGGCGCGACGGCGACACGATCGAGGTACGGATGCCCTTCGGGTTCCACCTGGACCACGTGCCCGATCAGCCCAACGTGGCCAGCTTGCTCTACGGCCCGGTCCTGCTGGCTGCTGAAGAGCCCGCTGCGCGCACCGACTGGCGCCCGGTGGTGCTCGACGCCACCGACATCAGCCGGTCAATTACGGGCGACCCCGCCACGCTCCGCTTCTCGATTGCCGGCGTGGCGTTCAAACCGTTCTACGAAACCTACAGCCGGCACTCGGTCTACTTGCACGTCACGTTCAAGTAACGCCCTCGGCCTTGAGGAACAGGCCGAGCTACGTACGGACTGGTCTCGGGCCATTACGTAGCTCGGCCTGTTCCTCAAGGCCGAGGATTGTCGCCGGGTCTAAAGACCCGGCCTCCGAGGACCGACCTTCACCACATCCAGCCGCAGCATCTGGCCGTCCAGTGGCTTGTCGGTGACACCCGCGATGATCTGCATGCGATCGGCGCGATCGGGTTCGGCATTGTCCATCTGCCGGTTGTTGCCATCCACAACGCGCACCGTGACAGTGGCGCCGGCCGCCATCGGAATGGTGGCCTCGAAGTCTTCCTTGTAGATCGTGTGGCTCACCTTCGGGTAGTGATTCAGCCAGTACGTCTGCTTCGGCTCTGACACGTCGATGTGCCAGGCGGACCAGTCTTTCTGACGGATCGCGCCTCCGACTTGATAGTACGGATGCGCGGCGTCCGGTGTCTCGCCTCCCAGAATCGTTGTCGGTTCAAACAGGCCGCGGATCCGCAGGCGCACGTCGTAGACGCTGCCCGCCTTGCTGCCGATCGTGACTGGTTTCTCGATGAGTTGTGCGTGAATGCACGTGTCGGGCTGCGGCAGGTGCTCACCAGTGCACACGTCGTGCATGAACAACTGATGCAGGCCTTTCGCCACGCCGTCAGGATCACCCGACGAGGACACCTGTCCGGACACAGAAGCCAGCCCGACGGCGGCGATGAATACCGGGAAGATCAGTACGGCAAGGCGCGAAAGACCCGAAGTGGAGTGAGACATCCGCAGAAGACTGGGCGATCCGCCGACCGGAGTCAAGGGAGTCGGCGGAGCGAAGGGCGCACGGCGCGCGGGGCGACCTTGGGCAGCGCAAAGGCCACCACGTAGTCGCCGAGGGTGGAACCCAGCCCCGCATGTCCGCCGGCGGCAATGACCACGAGCTGGCGGCCGCCGTGGCGCACGCGATAGGTCATGGGCGTGGCTTGCGCCGACGCCGGAAGGTCACGCTCCCACAACAACTGGCCCGTAGTGAGGTCGAAGGCGCGAAAACGGGAATCAAGCGCGCCGGCGATGAACACCACGCCGCCCGTGACGAGCGGCCCCCCGAGATTCGGGGATCCCCAGGCCTTCGGTGTGGGAAACCCGGTGATGTCGCGGAGTCCGCCGAGTGGCGTCTCCCACCGCACCGCGCCAGTCTGAAGATCGACTGCGTGCAGCATGCCCCACGGCGGCGCAATGCACGGAATCCCGAGTGGAGACACGAGAGGCTCGCGTTTGACCACGTACGGAGCCGGCGCCTGCCGCGCCACCGACATCTTCGCGTTGGGGTCCACCACCGACGCGCCCGCATCGGCCACCGGGATCAGGGTGGTCACCATCGGCACATTGTTGGTGTTGGCGAAGAGCACGCCGCTTGCCTGGTCAAACGCCACGCCGCCCCATTCCATGCCGCCAAGGAATCCTGGCACCACCACGCTGCCGCGCAGGCTCGGTGGTGTGTAAACACCCTCGGACCGCAGGCCTGCCAGCGTCGAGCGGCACGCCGCCCGATCGATGGGCGTCAGGCCCCACGCGTCGAGCGGGCCGAATGACTGCGGCGCGAGCGAACGCGGCAGCACCGGGAATGGCTGCGTGGGCGATGCCATCTCTCCAGGCACGTCACTGGCCGGCACCGCCCGTTCAACTACCGGGAACAGGGGTTCTCCCGTTTCGCGATGCAGGACGAAGATGTGCCCCGTCTTGGTCGCCTGTGCCACGGCCGGCACCGCCACGCCGTTGCGCGTCACGGTAATGAGTGCGGGGGGTGTGGGCAGGTCGTAGTCCCAGAGGTCGTGGTGCACCACCTGGAAGTGCCAGACTTTTTCGCCCGTTGAGCCCCGCAGGGCGACGAGCGAGTTCGCGTACAAATTGTTGCCGGGCCGAAACCCGCCCCAGTGATCGGGACTGGCGCTGCCGGTGGGCACAAACACCAGATCGCGGGCCTCATCAGCCACGAGCGTCGCCCACGCGTTCGCAGCACCCGTGGCGACAACGGCCTCGCCGATTCTTTCCCCTGGCAGCGTGGAGAGCGGCTCCCACTTCCACAGCAGCTTTCCCGTACGCGCATCAAAGCCGCGGACCAGTCCGCTCGGCGAGTCCGCGAACTGGCTGTCGAAGATGGACGAGCCGACCACGACTACGTCACCCACCACGGTCGGCGGCGCCGTCTGTTTATAGATGTGGCGCTTGCCTTCGATCAACGCCACACCTCCACCCAGATCAATTTCACCGGCCGCGCCAAAGTCCATGCAGCGCAGTCCGGTCCGGGCATCGAGCGCGAATAAGCGTGCGTCGAAGGCGGCGAAGAAGATGCGGCGACTGCACGGCTCAGTCGATGGTCGCACTCGGTCGAGCCAGGTCGAGACGCCGCGCGAAGTGGTCATGCTCTGCCGGGCATTGTCCCGATCGATGTGTGCGTCGAAGACCCACAGGCGGGTGCCGGTTTCGGCGTCGATAGCATGGACGCGGCTGAACGGAGATGAGATGAAGAGGATGCCGTCCACCATGACGGGCGTTGCTTCGAATGCGCTTCCCGCCGTGTCACCATGGCCGTCGTCTACATCGCCGGTGCGGTACGTCCACGCGACTTCGAGTCCGCGGACGCGTGCGGGAGTGATGTCGCCCAGAGGCGAAGCGTGCGTGGCGCCCACACCATCCGCGGTGGGCCAGTCGGCGACCGCCCCGTCAAGCGGAGTGGACGACCAAGCGCGGGCCGACGGCGGCGGTGTGAAGGTGCCGGCCCAGGCCACCGAGATGAACAGCGCGAACGCGAGGATATGGCCCCCTCCGCGTTCGGTCAGCCGGATGGGCATGCCGAACTTTAGGCGGGCGCGACCGACGGGGCTGTTCAAAACAGCACGGCTTTACTGGGCATCAAGTCTTGCGCAGGCTGACGATCGGGTCGATGCGGGACGCGCGACGGGCGGGGATCCATGCCGCCACGAAGCCTACCACGCTGAGGAGTGCCGCGACGCCAAGGTACACGGACGGATCGGCCGGCGTGACCTGAAACAGCAGCGCGGCAAACCCGCGCGATAGCCACCAGGCGATGGGCAGTCCGAGGGCGAGTCCAATCAGCAGGTGTCGCCACGCCAGCGCCATGACACCGCGCTGGATTCGCGACGGCGTTGCGCCAAGGGCCATCCGCACACCAATCTCTCGCGTTTGCTGTGCGACGAACGACGCCATCACTGCATAGACGCCTGCGGCACCGATGAGTACGCCGACGATGCCAAAGAGGGCCATCAGTCCGCCGTTGAATCGCCGCACTGCGGTGATTCGCTGCACGGCCGCGTCAGCCACGAACACGAACGGTTCCAGAGCCGTCGGGGCCAGAGACTTGAGCGCCTCGTTCACCAGGGGCACCATCGCATCGGCAGGCCCGGTCGTCCTGACGAACAAACTGGCGAATACGCGCTTCGCGTTCGGGGCGCTCGCGAAGTACGCCGAGTGTTGATAGGGGTCTTCCGCGCCTCGCGCGAAAACGTGGGCGACCGTGCCGGTCACGGTAAACACCCCTTTCGGCTCGGTCGCGCGCACCTGCCGTCCTACGGGATTCTCGTCACCAAACAGCTGACGAGCGATGTGCTCGTCGAGCACGATTGGCAGCACGTCTCGCTCGGTGCCGGCCGCCCAGGTGGCGCCCCGACGGAACGCCACGCCGGCCACCTCAAAGTAGTTGGGTGTCACGCGATATTGCAGCGTCTCGAGCGGCGAGTCGGCGCCGACCGCAGGCAAACCATCAGCGCGTTCCAGTTTTGTGGTGTGCCATGCGCCGCTGTACGCGCGGCCGATGAGCGGTAAAGATGCCGCTGTGGACCGGGCCACCCCCACCACACCCGGCAAACTGCTCAGGCGCTGCTCAACTTCGTCCACGGTCCCCCGGAACTCCAGGCGTGGGCTCACGGCCAGCAGATTCGTGCGCTCAAGCCCCAGGTCTGTGCCGACGACCCGAATGAGGCTGACCACAAAGAGCCACGACACCACCATGAGAACCGCAACGGTGGCGACCTCTGCCGTCAGGAACACACTGCGCCAGCGGCGACGACCTGTCGAGGTTGCGCCCTCCGCATCCTTGAGCAGGCTCGACACCGGTGCGCGGGACGTCTGCCACGCCGGCACAAGCGACACCAGCACGCCGGTCACAATGGCGGTAGCGATCGCCGCCGCAAACACTCGCCCATCGAGAGCAATCGTTGATGCTCTGAACATACTGGGCAGCGTGGCTTCGATGGCGACTTTCGCCAGTCGTACGCCGGCCAGCGACAACAACAGCGCCGCCATGGTCGCGCCGCCTGACAGGAGCAGGCCCTCGGTCAGTACAGACGCAGCAATCTGGAGGCGCGAGGCCCCCAGCGACGCGCGGATCGCCAGTTCCTGTGAACGCCCTGCCGATCGCGTGAGCATCAGGTTGGCCGCATTCACGCACGCGATCAGCACGACCATGGCGGCCGCACCAAGCGCCATCAGCATCCAGCGACTGAAT from Acidobacteriota bacterium encodes the following:
- a CDS encoding glycoside hydrolase family 127 protein; its protein translation is MTRVLLPLFLAVSTIAAVVAQQGALTGQAAGQGGDQFLDGIGETSLVARYVFNGNTEDSSRNQLHATMRGTGAVFVDDGGRRVLLLTGAGSHVQLPSEALEGEDAIAVVGWLYLPTRATGPVFDFGQNIDTRLFAVVDAQGFRASAVVGGKTQGEAPPKPVVENQWIHFAVVLDPATKVLTTYLDGVRAGQATGVAVTPEQLVPQALSTNRLFLGRTQDDNAATLHGRLRDVRLYRIALGDEPIATIRRNALAATQTAQGGGGRGRGAAPQISTANIPKESPFAGRLTVVPDITVETVVGTLPRLPASIPATYAGGVAGEARVIWPSPTDNAAVLKVGTYTVSGLVPGTRFEPKATVIIKVPVGTTTPPDRLVEAFPLNQVVLDRDTQGRDTPFIKNRDKFLRTLAATNPDAFLYNFREAFGQPQPAGTRQLEGWDNQTTRLRGHASGHYLTAIAQAYASTGYDPALQAKFLTKMNYLVDTLYDLSHKSGRPAQAGGPSVADPTAVPVGPGRASYDSNLRAGAVRTDYWNWGTGFISAYPPDQFIMLERGATYGTQDSQIWAPYYTLHKILAGLLDTYEVAGNKKALEIARGMGGWVQTRLSALPTETRISMWNRYIAGEYGGMNEAMARLFRLTGERRFLDTAKLFDNINFFYGNANRDHGLAKGVDTIRGRHANQHIPQITGALETFRNTKELPYYMIASNFWEIVNSGYTYSIGGVAGARNPNNAECFPVQPNTLWENGFASGGQNETCASYNLLKLDRQLFMYDQTAKYMDHYERALYNHILASVAEQDAGNTYHVPLNPGAQKRFGNADMTGFTCCNGTALESHTKLQDTIYFRSANNSALYVNLFIPSTLTWTERKVTVQQVTDFPNADTTKLVIKGSGRFDVKVRVPAWATRGVFVTINGRDEAVKAAAGGYLTLARTWRDGDTIEVRMPFGFHLDHVPDQPNVASLLYGPVLLAAEEPAARTDWRPVVLDATDISRSITGDPATLRFSIAGVAFKPFYETYSRHSVYLHVTFK
- a CDS encoding pyrroloquinoline quinone-dependent dehydrogenase; translated protein: MPIRLTERGGGHILAFALFISVAWAGTFTPPPSARAWSSTPLDGAVADWPTADGVGATHASPLGDITPARVRGLEVAWTYRTGDVDDGHGDTAGSAFEATPVMVDGILFISSPFSRVHAIDAETGTRLWVFDAHIDRDNARQSMTTSRGVSTWLDRVRPSTEPCSRRIFFAAFDARLFALDARTGLRCMDFGAAGEIDLGGGVALIEGKRHIYKQTAPPTVVGDVVVVGSSIFDSQFADSPSGLVRGFDARTGKLLWKWEPLSTLPGERIGEAVVATGAANAWATLVADEARDLVFVPTGSASPDHWGGFRPGNNLYANSLVALRGSTGEKVWHFQVVHHDLWDYDLPTPPALITVTRNGVAVPAVAQATKTGHIFVLHRETGEPLFPVVERAVPASDVPGEMASPTQPFPVLPRSLAPQSFGPLDAWGLTPIDRAACRSTLAGLRSEGVYTPPSLRGSVVVPGFLGGMEWGGVAFDQASGVLFANTNNVPMVTTLIPVADAGASVVDPNAKMSVARQAPAPYVVKREPLVSPLGIPCIAPPWGMLHAVDLQTGAVRWETPLGGLRDITGFPTPKAWGSPNLGGPLVTGGVVFIAGALDSRFRAFDLTTGQLLWERDLPASAQATPMTYRVRHGGRQLVVIAAGGHAGLGSTLGDYVVAFALPKVAPRAVRPSLRRLP
- a CDS encoding FtsX-like permease family protein, whose protein sequence is MVVLIACVNAANLMLTRSAGRSQELAIRASLGASRLQIAASVLTEGLLLSGGATMAALLLSLAGVRLAKVAIEATLPSMFRASTIALDGRVFAAAIATAIVTGVLVSLVPAWQTSRAPVSSLLKDAEGATSTGRRRWRSVFLTAEVATVAVLMVVSWLFVVSLIRVVGTDLGLERTNLLAVSPRLEFRGTVDEVEQRLSSLPGVVGVARSTAASLPLIGRAYSGAWHTTKLERADGLPAVGADSPLETLQYRVTPNYFEVAGVAFRRGATWAAGTERDVLPIVLDEHIARQLFGDENPVGRQVRATEPKGVFTVTGTVAHVFARGAEDPYQHSAYFASAPNAKRVFASLFVRTTGPADAMVPLVNEALKSLAPTALEPFVFVADAAVQRITAVRRFNGGLMALFGIVGVLIGAAGVYAVMASFVAQQTREIGVRMALGATPSRIQRGVMALAWRHLLIGLALGLPIAWWLSRGFAALLFQVTPADPSVYLGVAALLSVVGFVAAWIPARRASRIDPIVSLRKT